The Hyphomicrobium sp. MC1 genome window below encodes:
- a CDS encoding aromatic ring-hydroxylating dioxygenase subunit alpha: MQLSNELRSLIARRRPGYSLEAPFYQSKEIFDLDMEVIFGGTWIYVGCEPDIPEPGDYFTVPIGKTSVVVARDDDMSITAFHNVCRHRGARLCDGDKGSVGNVVCPYHQWTYDLRGNLIHTEHMGDDFDRSKFGLKMVHVGNVAGLIFVCLADNPPVDFEQMRREMEPYILPHRISDCKVAYEEDLIENGNWKFTMENNRECYHCKGNHPELTISLYEFGFGYQPSPENADDVRAFKDLTTREHARWESCGLPSVELEFLDSRVTAFRTERLPLDKAGESQTLDSKVACKKLLGDLSLRNLGGLSFWTQPNSWHHFMSDHIVTFSVLPIDAERTLLRTKWLVHKDAVEGQDYDPKALSAVWHATNMQDGALVERTQVGSYSAAYVPGPYSPYTEELVEKFMSWYFQRLRTATGHESATVSPFAASA, encoded by the coding sequence ATGCAATTATCAAATGAACTGCGGTCCCTGATAGCCAGACGGCGACCGGGCTATAGCCTGGAAGCGCCATTCTATCAGAGCAAGGAAATTTTCGATCTCGATATGGAGGTCATTTTCGGCGGGACGTGGATTTACGTCGGCTGCGAACCTGACATTCCCGAGCCGGGTGATTATTTCACAGTTCCGATCGGAAAGACGTCAGTCGTCGTGGCTCGTGACGACGACATGTCGATCACGGCGTTTCACAACGTGTGCCGCCATCGCGGCGCGCGCCTTTGCGACGGAGACAAGGGCAGCGTTGGCAATGTCGTTTGTCCTTACCATCAGTGGACTTACGACCTGCGCGGCAATCTGATCCACACGGAGCACATGGGCGATGACTTCGACCGGAGTAAATTCGGTCTGAAGATGGTCCATGTCGGGAATGTTGCTGGGCTGATCTTCGTTTGCCTTGCGGACAATCCGCCTGTCGACTTCGAGCAGATGCGGCGCGAGATGGAGCCCTATATTCTTCCGCACCGCATCAGCGATTGCAAAGTCGCGTATGAGGAAGATCTCATCGAGAACGGCAATTGGAAGTTCACGATGGAGAACAATCGCGAATGCTATCACTGTAAGGGCAATCATCCGGAACTTACTATTTCGCTCTATGAGTTCGGATTCGGGTATCAGCCATCCCCTGAGAATGCAGACGATGTGCGCGCGTTCAAGGATCTGACGACGCGCGAGCATGCAAGGTGGGAATCATGCGGATTACCGTCCGTTGAATTGGAGTTTCTCGACAGCAGGGTGACAGCGTTCCGAACGGAACGGCTTCCGCTCGATAAGGCGGGAGAATCCCAGACGCTCGACAGCAAGGTTGCGTGCAAGAAATTGCTCGGCGATCTTTCTCTGCGCAATCTTGGTGGCCTGTCGTTCTGGACACAGCCGAATTCGTGGCACCATTTTATGAGCGATCACATCGTGACGTTCAGCGTGCTGCCGATCGATGCGGAACGTACGTTGCTGCGGACGAAGTGGCTCGTTCATAAGGATGCCGTGGAAGGGCAGGACTACGATCCCAAGGCGCTCAGCGCTGTTTGGCACGCTACCAATATGCAGGACGGAGCGCTCGTCGAGAGGACACAGGTCGGTTCGTATAGTGCAGCCTATGTTCCTGGGCCTTATTCGCCTTATACGGAAGAACTGGTCGAGAAGTTCATGTCCTGGTATTTCCAGCGGCTTCGGACGGCAACCGGACATGAATCGGCGACCGTCAGCCCGTTTGCCGCGAGCGCCTGA
- a CDS encoding FAD-binding oxidoreductase: MSEMQDRLGPAQWDAVPGKWNSDEDDVLVCTHVRAETHDVKSFLFRTPTAKLFRFRPGQFITLELEIDGETINRCYTMSSSPTRPDTLSITVKRVPGGKVSNWLHDNLKAGVAIKAFGPSGEFSCTLHAAPKYLFLSGGSGVTPLMSMSRALYDLGEDRDVVFVHSARTPRDIIFRNELATIAHGMNRFRTAFVCENIGEQRDWSAPTGFLTLPLLKSMVPDLSEREIFCCGPEAYMANVRAMLAAAGFDMARYHEESFSFERLSPVEQEEVQAAVAAESVPSVGFKIEFTKSGRTIDCRPDQFILEAAKAAGLRLPFSCSKGVCGTCKSKKVDGQVVMTHGGGIRQREVDAGMILICCSKPLSDVTIEK; encoded by the coding sequence ATGAGCGAGATGCAGGACAGGCTCGGCCCGGCGCAGTGGGATGCCGTGCCGGGCAAGTGGAATTCTGACGAAGACGATGTGCTTGTCTGCACGCATGTTCGGGCGGAAACGCATGACGTCAAAAGCTTCTTGTTTCGCACGCCGACGGCAAAGCTGTTTCGTTTTCGTCCAGGGCAGTTCATCACCCTCGAACTCGAGATCGATGGCGAGACGATCAATCGCTGCTATACGATGTCGTCATCGCCGACGCGGCCTGACACGCTGTCGATTACCGTGAAGCGCGTGCCGGGCGGCAAGGTTTCGAACTGGCTCCATGACAATCTGAAAGCTGGCGTTGCTATCAAAGCTTTCGGACCCTCCGGCGAATTCAGTTGCACGTTGCACGCAGCACCGAAGTACCTATTCTTGTCCGGCGGGTCCGGTGTCACGCCGTTGATGTCTATGTCACGTGCGCTTTACGATCTTGGCGAAGATCGCGACGTTGTTTTCGTTCACAGCGCGCGGACGCCGCGGGACATTATTTTCCGCAATGAACTTGCCACTATTGCGCATGGGATGAACCGATTTCGAACGGCATTCGTTTGCGAAAATATCGGCGAGCAACGCGACTGGAGCGCGCCGACAGGCTTTCTGACGCTGCCGCTCTTGAAGTCGATGGTACCGGATCTGTCAGAGCGCGAAATCTTTTGCTGTGGCCCTGAAGCGTACATGGCGAATGTTCGCGCTATGCTGGCGGCCGCCGGTTTCGACATGGCACGCTATCATGAAGAAAGCTTCTCGTTCGAACGATTAAGCCCGGTTGAGCAAGAGGAAGTGCAGGCGGCCGTTGCGGCAGAATCTGTGCCGAGCGTCGGCTTCAAAATCGAGTTCACCAAGTCGGGCCGCACGATTGATTGCCGTCCCGATCAATTCATTCTCGAAGCGGCGAAGGCCGCTGGCCTGCGTCTGCCATTTTCGTGCAGCAAAGGTGTTTGCGGTACGTGCAAAAGCAAGAAAGTCGACGGTCAGGTGGTGATGACACATGGCGGCGGCATCCGGCAACGCGAGGTCGATGCGGGCATGATCCTGATCTGCTGCAGCAAGCCGCTCAGTGATGTAACGATCGAAAAATAA
- the choV gene encoding choline ABC transporter ATP-binding protein, whose protein sequence is MSVAVDFKNVDIIFGKDVARTLAMVDAGATRAEILAKTGAVLGAAGANLTVNEGEISVLMGLSGSGKSTLLRAVNGLNKVSRGSLLVKDGDRMVDIATCDAATLRHMRQNQVAMVFQQFALLPWRTVRENAGLGLELAGVPAAELKERVDRQLHLVGLDSWADKYVHELSGGMQQRVGLARAFATDAPILLMDEPFSALDPLIRTKLQDELLQLQKTIKKTIIFVSHDLEEALKIGNRITIMESGRIVQSGTPEDIVLNPADDYVRDFIANVNPLSVLTAWNVMRDKRDLETAGDNWLWLDRRQTTKFRIDGTGKVEAAECRGKQASWVTCGEIEETPSDEFSPVYWARPGTSLKTVILAMHKSGTAPVALFDDDDRFVGSIGVRDVLQAILRRSD, encoded by the coding sequence ATGAGCGTCGCGGTCGATTTCAAAAACGTCGATATCATCTTCGGCAAGGACGTTGCCCGCACGCTCGCTATGGTCGATGCCGGCGCGACGCGGGCTGAGATCCTCGCCAAAACGGGAGCCGTGCTCGGCGCCGCCGGTGCGAACCTGACGGTCAACGAGGGCGAGATTTCCGTTCTGATGGGCCTGTCCGGCTCCGGGAAATCGACCCTCCTGCGCGCAGTCAACGGCCTTAACAAGGTCTCGCGTGGTTCGCTCCTGGTGAAGGACGGCGACCGCATGGTCGATATCGCAACCTGCGATGCAGCAACCCTCCGCCACATGCGACAGAATCAGGTCGCGATGGTGTTTCAGCAGTTCGCGCTGCTGCCGTGGCGTACCGTGCGCGAGAATGCCGGCCTTGGCTTGGAGCTGGCAGGCGTTCCGGCCGCCGAACTCAAGGAGCGCGTCGATCGCCAACTCCATCTCGTCGGGCTCGATAGCTGGGCCGACAAATACGTACACGAACTTTCAGGCGGCATGCAGCAGCGCGTCGGCCTCGCTCGCGCCTTTGCGACGGACGCCCCAATCCTGTTAATGGACGAGCCTTTCTCCGCGCTCGATCCGCTGATCCGCACCAAGCTGCAGGATGAGTTGCTGCAGCTTCAAAAGACCATCAAGAAAACGATCATCTTCGTCAGCCACGATCTTGAAGAAGCGCTCAAGATCGGCAACCGCATTACCATCATGGAAAGCGGACGCATCGTACAGTCGGGGACGCCGGAAGACATCGTCCTTAACCCAGCCGACGATTACGTCCGCGACTTCATCGCTAACGTCAATCCGTTGTCCGTGCTGACGGCCTGGAACGTCATGCGCGACAAGCGCGACCTTGAAACAGCCGGCGACAACTGGCTCTGGCTCGACCGGCGGCAAACGACCAAATTTAGGATCGACGGCACGGGCAAAGTTGAAGCCGCCGAATGCCGCGGAAAACAAGCAAGCTGGGTGACGTGCGGCGAAATCGAAGAAACGCCGTCCGACGAGTTCTCACCAGTCTACTGGGCAAGACCCGGTACCAGCCTTAAGACCGTGATCCTCGCGATGCATAAATCGGGCACAGCTCCGGTTGCACTGTTCGATGATGACGACCGCTTCGTCGGTTCGATCGGCGTCCGAGACGTACTGCAGGCCATTCTGCGCCGTTCAGATTGA
- the choW gene encoding choline ABC transporter permease subunit, with protein MDPVSKLVTAWKIPVGQFGKAIFDFVTDYFQWFFDAISTVLETFVDGTSDFLLQIPPLVLAVILAGLAYWLRRSAVLAVGVLIGLLFILNQGLWKETVQTLVLVLSATALSMIIGVPIGIWAAHKPHVWRITQPILDLMQTMPTFVYLIPILILFGLGAAPALIVTIIFAMPAPVRMTYLGLTSIPKPMLEAGESFGATKRQLLWKVELPAALPSIMAGLTQCIMLSLSMVVFATLIGAPSLGNPVNRALANRNIPLGIEAGLAIVILAIILDRVLAIKPEVRK; from the coding sequence ATGGACCCCGTATCGAAGCTTGTAACTGCCTGGAAAATTCCGGTTGGACAATTCGGCAAAGCGATCTTCGACTTCGTCACTGACTATTTTCAGTGGTTTTTCGATGCCATATCGACGGTTCTCGAGACGTTCGTCGACGGAACGTCCGATTTCCTGCTGCAAATCCCGCCTCTCGTTCTGGCGGTTATTCTCGCCGGCCTCGCCTATTGGCTTCGGCGTTCCGCCGTTCTCGCCGTCGGCGTTTTGATCGGCCTGCTGTTCATTCTGAACCAGGGCTTGTGGAAAGAGACAGTCCAGACGCTCGTGCTGGTTCTGTCGGCCACCGCGCTCTCAATGATCATCGGCGTGCCCATCGGAATTTGGGCTGCGCATAAACCTCACGTCTGGCGCATCACACAGCCGATCCTCGACCTGATGCAGACGATGCCGACCTTCGTCTACCTCATCCCCATTCTGATCCTGTTCGGCCTCGGTGCTGCGCCCGCGCTGATCGTCACGATCATTTTCGCTATGCCCGCCCCCGTGCGCATGACGTATCTAGGCCTGACCTCAATCCCCAAGCCGATGCTGGAAGCCGGAGAAAGTTTCGGCGCCACGAAACGCCAACTCTTATGGAAGGTGGAGCTGCCCGCAGCGCTTCCGTCCATCATGGCCGGCCTCACCCAATGCATCATGCTGTCGTTGTCGATGGTCGTCTTCGCCACGCTGATCGGTGCACCAAGCCTCGGCAATCCGGTCAACCGCGCGTTGGCCAACCGCAACATTCCGCTGGGCATCGAAGCCGGCCTTGCAATCGTGATCCTCGCCATCATCCTTGATCGCGTCCTTGCCATTAAACCGGAGGTCCGCAAATGA
- the choX gene encoding choline ABC transporter substrate-binding protein: MTRIAIGATFALVLAATAAHAADSTTCKKVRFADVGWTDIQVTTGLTSNILEALGYEPEVKTLSVPVTYASLKNKDIDVFLGNWMPSMTADIKPYIDDKSVEVLGVNLDNAGYGLVVPDYVADAGVKSLKDLGAHKDQFDGKIYGIEAGNDGNRIISTMIAKPENNLQGFELVESSEAGMLTEAEKDMKKKKWIVFLGWTPHPVMGAMKIHYLDGMGDSGFGAATVSTNVRAGYEKECPNVAKFLKNEKFNLAMEGAMMEPVLKSGADPKATALEWLKKNPEAVTPWLAGVTTFDGGDPQAALKAYLAK, from the coding sequence ATGACACGCATAGCGATTGGGGCCACTTTTGCCCTCGTCCTGGCCGCAACAGCGGCGCACGCTGCCGACAGTACCACTTGCAAAAAAGTCCGCTTCGCCGACGTCGGCTGGACCGACATTCAAGTGACGACCGGACTGACCAGCAACATTCTCGAAGCGCTCGGCTATGAGCCCGAGGTCAAGACGCTCTCCGTTCCCGTCACCTACGCCTCGTTGAAAAACAAGGACATCGACGTGTTCCTGGGCAACTGGATGCCCAGCATGACCGCCGACATCAAGCCCTACATCGACGACAAGTCCGTTGAGGTGCTTGGCGTCAACCTCGATAACGCCGGTTACGGTCTCGTCGTCCCCGACTACGTCGCCGACGCGGGCGTCAAAAGCCTTAAAGACCTCGGCGCCCATAAAGATCAGTTCGACGGCAAGATCTACGGCATCGAAGCTGGCAACGACGGTAATCGCATCATCAGCACAATGATCGCCAAGCCGGAGAACAACCTCCAGGGCTTCGAATTGGTCGAAAGCTCCGAAGCGGGCATGCTCACCGAAGCCGAAAAGGACATGAAGAAGAAGAAGTGGATCGTCTTCCTCGGCTGGACACCCCACCCGGTCATGGGCGCCATGAAAATCCACTACCTCGACGGCATGGGCGATTCCGGTTTCGGCGCTGCAACCGTCAGCACCAACGTTCGCGCCGGCTACGAAAAAGAATGCCCGAACGTCGCCAAGTTCCTGAAGAACGAAAAATTCAATCTCGCCATGGAAGGCGCTATGATGGAGCCGGTACTGAAAAGCGGTGCCGATCCAAAGGCGACCGCGCTCGAATGGCTCAAGAAAAATCCTGAAGCCGTAACACCGTGGCTGGCAGGCGTAACCACGTTCGATGGTGGCGACCCACAGGCTGCGCTGAAGGCCTACCTCGCAAAGTAG
- a CDS encoding GlxA family transcriptional regulator: protein MNEVPSKLRTIRRIGFLTLNEYTMIALSSAIEVLRMANRLSGQDHYSWTILSVDGKPTSCSNGLSFADAKTYDDAGDLDMVLVCGGTHVERYVSDKLINLLRRISHDGIVLGGLCTGTYALVKSGLLDGYKCTVHWENMAGLREFHPRVQFQEELFVIDRDRVTCTGGIAPADLMLSVVKSAFGKTLVADISNQFILERVRDGFDRQHIPMAARLGYNNSALVDIAALMEANFEEPLTAVELAKLAGLSLRQVQRMFQVSLETTPTKYYLQLRLRRARELLVQSQMSITQIAISCGFQSTCHFSKSYRALYGRTPRSERQPQTVPAEFSAPPLPRQRKSVVRARVPSI from the coding sequence GTGAATGAGGTTCCGTCGAAACTCAGAACGATCCGTCGGATCGGGTTTCTGACACTGAATGAATACACCATGATCGCGCTTTCGAGTGCGATCGAGGTTTTGCGAATGGCCAACCGTTTGAGCGGGCAGGACCACTATTCGTGGACCATCCTTTCCGTCGACGGCAAGCCGACGTCCTGCAGTAATGGCCTGTCTTTCGCCGACGCTAAAACCTACGATGATGCCGGCGATCTCGATATGGTACTCGTCTGCGGCGGCACGCACGTCGAGCGATACGTCAGCGACAAGCTCATCAATCTTCTCCGCCGGATATCGCACGATGGCATCGTGCTTGGTGGCCTGTGCACCGGCACCTACGCGCTCGTGAAATCCGGCCTTCTCGACGGCTACAAATGCACCGTCCATTGGGAAAACATGGCGGGCCTTCGCGAATTCCATCCACGCGTGCAGTTCCAGGAAGAGCTTTTCGTTATCGACCGCGACCGCGTCACCTGCACGGGCGGGATAGCGCCCGCCGACTTGATGCTCTCCGTTGTGAAAAGCGCATTCGGTAAAACGCTGGTTGCCGATATTTCCAACCAATTCATTCTGGAACGCGTGCGCGACGGGTTCGACCGCCAGCACATCCCGATGGCGGCGCGCCTGGGATACAACAACAGTGCGCTGGTGGACATCGCCGCACTCATGGAAGCCAATTTCGAAGAACCGCTGACAGCTGTCGAATTGGCAAAATTGGCGGGCCTTTCTTTGCGCCAAGTCCAGCGCATGTTCCAGGTTTCGCTCGAAACGACACCGACAAAGTACTATTTGCAATTGCGTCTCCGGCGCGCCCGCGAGCTGCTAGTGCAATCGCAAATGTCGATCACGCAGATCGCTATTTCCTGCGGTTTTCAATCGACTTGCCATTTCAGCAAATCATATCGGGCCCTTTACGGACGCACGCCGCGCAGCGAACGCCAGCCCCAGACGGTCCCAGCCGAATTCAGCGCGCCGCCGCTGCCACGACAGCGTAAGTCTGTGGTGCGCGCACGCGTCCCTTCGATTTAG
- the betB gene encoding betaine-aldehyde dehydrogenase, with protein sequence MAKVLQNYIGGRFVAASDGETFANVDPATGELISQVEIALAPEIDAALQSAKEGLARWSGMSGAERGRVLNKAARILRDRNRELAEIEVRDTGKPIQEAEVVDIVSGADCIEYFAGVAATLHGEQIALNNAFVYTRREPMGICVGIGSWNYPIQIACWKSAPALACGNAMIFKTSEMTPTTSAKLAEIYTEAGLPDGVFNVLHGDARTGSMLTTDPRVAKISLTGSVGTGKKIVAAAAATLKRTTMELSGKSALLVFQDADLRQAVSAAMLGNFYTQGEICTNCTRVFVHDDIYDAFVDMVVERTKKLRIGLPLDPETQVGALISRPHMERVLSFIEAGKAEGARLCYGGERVDEVPLDRGNYVRPAVFTECTDEMSIVREEIFGPVMSVLRFRDEDDVIARANATRFGLAAGLFTRDLARAHRVAARLEAGICWINNYNITPVEMPFGGIKESGFGHENGQVAIEHYTQLKSVYVELGDVQCPYE encoded by the coding sequence ATGGCGAAAGTTCTCCAAAACTATATCGGGGGCCGTTTTGTTGCGGCATCGGACGGGGAGACGTTCGCGAATGTCGATCCGGCGACGGGCGAGTTGATTTCACAGGTCGAGATCGCGCTTGCGCCTGAAATCGATGCTGCGCTGCAATCAGCAAAAGAAGGACTCGCTCGCTGGTCTGGCATGTCCGGTGCGGAGCGTGGGCGTGTTCTGAACAAGGCGGCACGGATTCTTCGCGACCGCAATCGCGAGTTGGCCGAGATCGAGGTTCGTGACACCGGCAAGCCAATTCAAGAAGCGGAAGTCGTCGATATCGTCAGCGGTGCCGATTGCATCGAATATTTCGCCGGGGTGGCGGCCACGTTGCACGGCGAGCAGATCGCACTGAATAATGCGTTCGTTTATACCCGCCGCGAACCGATGGGAATTTGTGTCGGTATCGGGTCATGGAACTATCCGATCCAGATCGCGTGCTGGAAGTCGGCGCCGGCGCTGGCATGCGGCAATGCGATGATCTTCAAGACGTCGGAGATGACGCCGACGACCTCCGCCAAGCTTGCCGAGATCTACACGGAAGCAGGGTTGCCAGATGGCGTCTTCAATGTTTTGCACGGAGACGCACGCACCGGTTCAATGCTGACGACAGATCCGCGCGTTGCGAAAATCTCGCTGACCGGTTCGGTGGGCACTGGCAAGAAGATCGTAGCTGCGGCGGCCGCTACTTTGAAGCGTACAACGATGGAGCTCAGCGGCAAGTCGGCACTTCTTGTGTTCCAGGACGCTGATCTTCGGCAGGCCGTTTCCGCGGCGATGCTCGGAAATTTTTACACGCAGGGCGAAATATGCACGAACTGCACGCGCGTGTTTGTCCACGACGACATCTACGATGCCTTCGTCGATATGGTGGTGGAGCGGACGAAAAAGCTGCGCATCGGTTTGCCACTCGATCCTGAAACACAAGTAGGGGCGTTGATTTCGCGGCCGCATATGGAACGGGTCTTGAGTTTCATCGAGGCCGGAAAGGCGGAAGGCGCACGGCTCTGCTACGGTGGCGAACGAGTTGATGAGGTTCCGCTCGATCGCGGCAACTATGTGCGTCCGGCCGTTTTCACCGAGTGCACGGACGAGATGAGCATTGTGCGAGAAGAAATCTTCGGGCCGGTCATGTCGGTTTTGCGGTTCCGCGACGAGGACGATGTCATAGCGCGTGCGAATGCGACGCGCTTCGGATTGGCCGCGGGGCTTTTTACGCGCGATCTTGCACGCGCGCATCGCGTCGCTGCGCGCCTCGAAGCGGGCATCTGCTGGATCAACAACTATAACATCACGCCCGTCGAGATGCCGTTCGGCGGCATCAAGGAGTCGGGCTTCGGCCACGAGAACGGCCAGGTCGCCATCGAGCACTACACGCAGTTGAAGAGCGTCTATGTGGAACTGGGCGATGTGCAGTGCCCGTACGAATGA
- the betA gene encoding choline dehydrogenase yields the protein MSKTQDFDYIIVGAGSAGCVLANRLTEDEGVRVLVLEAGPQDNSIFIHMPSAFAYPLAGTKYNWWYESEPEPYLDNRRMYCPRGRVVGGSSSINGMIYIRGHAFDYDAWARHQGLQDWSYFNCLPYFKKAETRLKGGDKYRGNSGPLYVTTAPCTNPLYDTFIEAGRQAGYPVTEDMNGYQQEGLGRMDMTVYKGRRWSAAQAFLRPAQKRGGVELKAKTLVTRILFEGRRAVGVEFSHGGNLQSARATREVIVSGGAINSPQILMLSGIGNADELKKHGIPVVQDSPGVGENLQDHIEAYVQYECTKPVSIYSANNPLAKLKIGIEWLLTGKGLGATNHFESGGFIRSEAGVLHPDLQYHFFPMAISYDGTSAAKGHGFQAHIGPMRPTSRGYVKLKSADPREYPRVLFNYMQTEQDRKEMRAGIRLTREIFSQQAFDQYRGAELAPGPSETSDAAIDAFIRAKAESAYHPSCSCRMGTDEMAVVDGTGKVYGVEALRLVDASIMPDVVSGNLNVPTIMMAEKLADAIRGRPPLPAEEVPVWFNPNYQTQQR from the coding sequence ATGAGCAAAACCCAAGACTTCGACTACATCATCGTCGGTGCCGGGTCGGCGGGATGCGTCCTTGCCAACCGCCTGACGGAAGACGAAGGGGTTCGCGTTCTCGTTCTCGAAGCCGGGCCGCAAGACAACAGCATTTTCATTCATATGCCGTCGGCGTTCGCGTATCCGCTGGCCGGCACGAAATACAACTGGTGGTACGAGTCGGAGCCGGAGCCTTATCTCGATAATCGGCGGATGTACTGTCCGCGTGGACGCGTCGTCGGTGGCTCGTCGTCTATCAACGGCATGATCTATATTCGAGGTCATGCCTTCGATTACGACGCTTGGGCGCGTCATCAGGGCTTGCAGGACTGGTCGTATTTCAACTGTCTGCCGTATTTCAAGAAGGCCGAGACGCGGCTCAAGGGCGGCGATAAGTATCGCGGCAATTCCGGGCCGCTTTATGTGACGACTGCGCCGTGCACGAATCCGCTTTACGATACCTTCATTGAGGCAGGCCGGCAGGCGGGCTATCCGGTGACCGAGGATATGAACGGTTACCAGCAGGAAGGCCTCGGCCGCATGGACATGACGGTCTACAAAGGCCGTCGCTGGAGCGCCGCTCAGGCGTTTCTGCGGCCAGCGCAGAAGCGTGGCGGCGTTGAACTCAAGGCGAAAACGCTCGTCACGCGCATCCTGTTCGAAGGACGTCGTGCCGTCGGCGTCGAGTTCAGCCATGGCGGCAATCTGCAGTCGGCGCGCGCAACGCGCGAGGTGATCGTCAGCGGCGGCGCGATCAATTCACCGCAAATCTTGATGCTGTCGGGTATTGGCAATGCGGATGAATTGAAAAAACACGGCATTCCGGTCGTGCAGGATTCGCCGGGCGTTGGAGAAAACCTGCAGGACCACATCGAGGCCTACGTCCAGTACGAATGCACCAAGCCGGTTTCGATTTACAGCGCCAATAATCCGCTGGCAAAATTGAAGATCGGCATCGAGTGGCTGCTGACGGGGAAGGGCCTCGGCGCGACGAACCATTTCGAGTCCGGCGGTTTTATCCGCAGTGAAGCCGGCGTTTTGCATCCCGATCTACAATATCACTTCTTCCCGATGGCCATCAGCTACGACGGCACGTCGGCGGCGAAGGGGCATGGCTTCCAGGCGCATATTGGGCCGATGCGACCGACGAGCCGGGGCTATGTGAAGCTTAAATCAGCCGATCCGCGCGAGTATCCAAGAGTACTCTTCAACTACATGCAGACGGAGCAGGACCGCAAAGAGATGCGGGCGGGCATCCGTTTAACGCGCGAGATCTTTTCGCAGCAGGCCTTCGACCAGTACCGTGGTGCCGAATTGGCGCCGGGGCCATCCGAAACGAGTGACGCCGCCATCGACGCCTTCATCCGTGCGAAGGCCGAAAGCGCCTATCATCCGTCATGCTCGTGCCGGATGGGAACCGATGAGATGGCCGTCGTTGACGGTACGGGCAAGGTTTATGGCGTCGAAGCATTGCGGTTGGTCGATGCGTCGATCATGCCGGATGTCGTCAGTGGTAACCTCAACGTGCCGACCATCATGATGGCCGAGAAGCTGGCGGATGCAATCCGTGGACGGCCGCCACTGCCGGCGGAAGAGGTGCCGGTGTGGTTCAATCCGAACTATCAGACACAGCAGCGATAA